A part of Bdellovibrionales bacterium genomic DNA contains:
- a CDS encoding NnrS family protein, with product MSSTKNEDRIEPYILLFPTGCLLGFLGLIFWVFFQFGWIQFYPREPHGNLMFFGFLWSFVAGFLMTAIPKMTSTSPSKLGETSVAISLIFVQIILNVRNLTDVSAMVFLLQNIFLLFFIVRRFLVNRKVPFFGFIFLPTAFIQSFLGVVLFFIYRDRSFFLLLAGEAFILNLILGLGSRLIPVISRLPNALLPNESSSSESFVWPLITLLLVNLGYWCEVLGFRELGVSLRILGMIFAAVKLLKLFAMPVTWSYVGVGLKISAAMLIVGQVFSLSFFNSILAGQHLIYIGGFSITTLLVATRVILAHGGQSLNYEISSKRLISIVMLILLSALLRFFVRNDVSNSFISISALIFIFGLALWAVLLRGFPKRHSI from the coding sequence ATGAGCTCGACGAAAAACGAAGACAGAATAGAACCTTATATTTTGCTGTTTCCCACTGGATGCCTACTGGGTTTTCTTGGTCTCATTTTCTGGGTCTTCTTTCAGTTTGGCTGGATACAGTTCTATCCTCGCGAACCACACGGTAATTTGATGTTTTTTGGTTTTTTATGGTCTTTTGTCGCCGGTTTTTTAATGACGGCCATACCAAAAATGACTTCAACGTCTCCCTCGAAATTAGGCGAAACCTCTGTTGCAATCTCTCTTATTTTTGTTCAGATAATTCTTAATGTCAGAAATCTTACCGATGTCTCCGCCATGGTTTTTCTATTACAAAATATTTTTCTTCTGTTCTTTATCGTGCGACGATTTCTAGTTAATCGAAAGGTCCCATTTTTTGGTTTTATTTTCTTACCCACTGCATTCATTCAGTCATTTTTAGGTGTCGTATTGTTTTTTATCTACAGAGATCGCAGTTTTTTTCTCCTGCTTGCAGGCGAAGCGTTTATTTTGAACTTGATATTGGGCCTTGGCAGTAGACTGATACCAGTCATATCTAGATTACCAAACGCATTGCTGCCAAATGAAAGTTCAAGTTCTGAAAGTTTTGTTTGGCCATTGATTACTTTACTATTAGTTAATTTAGGTTACTGGTGTGAAGTTTTAGGTTTTAGAGAATTAGGAGTCAGTCTTAGAATTCTCGGGATGATCTTCGCGGCCGTAAAATTACTTAAACTGTTCGCAATGCCTGTAACCTGGTCTTATGTTGGTGTTGGATTAAAAATATCAGCTGCAATGCTAATTGTGGGACAGGTTTTTAGTTTGTCCTTCTTTAACAGTATACTTGCAGGCCAACACCTTATTTACATAGGTGGTTTTTCAATAACTACTTTACTTGTGGCAACGAGAGTGATTCTAGCCCATGGTGGTCAAAGTCTAAATTATGAAATTTCCTCAAAACGGTTGATATCCATCGTAATGCTCATTTTACTGTCAGCGCTCCTGCGGTTTTTTGTACGAAATGATGTCTCAAATTCCTTTATAAGTATCTCAGCACTGATTTTTATTTTTGGGCTCGCGCTTTGGGCAGTTCTACTTCGAGGGTTTCCCAAGCGGCACTCAATTTAA
- a CDS encoding SCO family protein produces the protein MYLFNLVKKISIFLMFSLVAQNAVAESLYDLKTSWRDTENNRTDVSIAKGSYTIIAMVYTGCAHACPLTISKIMEIEKDFSKAKFTELKIVLA, from the coding sequence ATGTATCTATTTAATTTAGTAAAAAAAATTTCAATCTTTTTGATGTTTTCGCTTGTCGCACAAAACGCTGTTGCGGAATCGTTATACGATCTTAAAACAAGCTGGCGGGACACAGAAAATAATAGAACGGATGTATCTATCGCAAAAGGATCTTATACGATCATCGCGATGGTTTACACAGGATGTGCACACGCCTGCCCGCTGACAATTTCAAAAATTATGGAAATTGAAAAAGATTTTTCAAAGGCCAAGTTTACAGAGCTGAAAATTGTCCTTGCGTAA